The genomic segment CGCCGGCCGCAAGATCGAGCTTCATCAAGGCATCAACCGTCTTGTCGGTCGGCCCTACGATGTCGAGCAGCCGTTTGTGGGTACGGATCTCGTATTGATCCCGCGCATCCTTGTCCTTATGCGGCGAGGTCAGCAAGGTCCAACGCTCCTTCTTGGTCGGAAGCGGGATAGGCCCCCGAACCTGTGCTCCCGTTCGGCGTGCCGTTTCCACGATTTCGCGCGTCGACTGATCGATCAGCCTATGATCGAAAGATTTCAGCCGGATCCTGATTCTCTGGTTTGTCGCCATCGTCATAAAG from the Chromatiales bacterium 21-64-14 genome contains:
- a CDS encoding 30S ribosomal protein S10; the encoded protein is MATNQRIRIRLKSFDHRLIDQSTREIVETARRTGAQVRGPIPLPTKKERWTLLTSPHKDKDARDQYEIRTHKRLLDIVGPTDKTVDALMKLDLAAGVDVQIKLN